The Crassostrea angulata isolate pt1a10 unplaced genomic scaffold, ASM2561291v2 HiC_scaffold_147, whole genome shotgun sequence genome window below encodes:
- the LOC128169533 gene encoding uncharacterized protein LOC128169533 produces MNSAEETESLTDMALGFLMWAIMASVAAFLVLLKKWFLKKCCGEEQSTNNQPTQQPTLNPVFSPGQLSVIPLVVMHTPPSSTISGSPSSTSVAITPEINREEEEEEEPVGHRTRLSCARRLNWSKTSVV; encoded by the exons ATGAATTCAGCGGAGGAAACTGAATCTCTTACGGACATGGCCTTA ggatTTTTAATGTGGGCGATTATGGCATCGGTTGCCGCATTCTTGGTATTACTCAAGAAATGGTTTCTCAAAAAATGCTGCGGGGAAGAGCAATCAACAAATAACCAGCCAACACAGCAGCCCACTTTGAACCCGGTCTTCTCCCCAGGACAGCTGAGCGTGATACCACTGGTGGTGATGCACACACCACCATCTTCCACCATCAGTGGTTCACCGTCTAGTACTAGTGTCGCCATTACGCCAGAGATTAACCGggaggaggaggaagaggaaGAGCCAGTAGGGCACAGAACCAGACTGTCCTGTGCCCGAAGACTAAACTGGTCTAAAACCAGTGTagtttag
- the LOC128169540 gene encoding uncharacterized protein LOC128169540 isoform X2 — protein MAKVIKIGHVAKFKTSNGEEAEMINFSLADKSGAILATCTDTSKDRMIKEGKTLHIREFILKNGRVAMSHKTKVLAKPNMDIPVDILQKAEHLILPPSPIKKVEEILASPLRSITTVQGQLSKIESTKTVKVNGTDTVIRTISIEENGKKIDVTLWRKMADEDLKIGQYLSISHCMLNEWQLHKSLNTTRNSKIQIIQPLTTTVRGNIDSITLNDIAVEIALKEDSKEEYKDFSVDLAIIRSVFPDTLQVRVEDLENYLLQKLPILVELIVQGSNVQNMHLIEQPAGCMDYDAEQ, from the exons ATGGCCAAAGTCATAAAAATTGGCCATGTAGCAAAGTTCAAAACCAGTAATGGGGAAGAAGCTGAGATGATAAACTTCAGTTTAGCAGACAAGTCTGGTGCAATCCTTGCCACCTGCACAGACACAAGTAAAGATAGAATGATCAAAGAAGGAAAAACTCTTCACATCAGAGAATTTATCCTCAAGAACGGCAGAGTGGCAATGTCCCATAAAACCAAAGTCTTGGCAAAACCTAACATGGACATTCCAGTTGACATATTACAAAAAGCAGAACACCTCATTCTCCCTCCATCACCTATCAAAAAAGTAGAAGAGATTTTAGCATCTCCACTAAGATCAATCACAACCGTACAGGGACAGCTGTCAAAG ATTGAATCTACTAAAACTGTGAAAGTGAATGGAACTGACACAGTTATCAGAACAATTAGTATAGaagaaaatgggaaaaaaatcgATGTCACACTTTGGCGGAAAATGGCGGATGAAGACTTGAAAATTGGGCAATATTTGTCCATTTCACACTGCATGCTTAATGAATGGCAACTACACAAAAGTCTGAACACAACACGTAATTCAAAGATTCAG ataatTCAACCACTAACAACAACAGTGAGAGGAAACATCGACTCCATAACACTCAATGACATTGCAGTGGAAATTGCCCTGAAAGAAGATTCCAAAGAAGAATATAAGGACTTCTCTGTTGACTTGGCTATCATCAGAAGTGTATTCCCAGATACTCTTCAAGTAAGAGTTGAAGACCTGGAGAACTACCTCCTTCAGAAACTACCAATTCTAGTTGAACTAATTGTTCAAGGATCGAATGTACAAAACATGCACCTGATTGAACAACCAGCTGGATGTATGGACTATGATGCTGAACAGTAA
- the LOC128169540 gene encoding uncharacterized protein LOC128169540 isoform X1: protein MEGCLNMEYLFCFIILSFKDGSEDNFLVRRSTLVPSSRPTPISVSLMAKVIKIGHVAKFKTSNGEEAEMINFSLADKSGAILATCTDTSKDRMIKEGKTLHIREFILKNGRVAMSHKTKVLAKPNMDIPVDILQKAEHLILPPSPIKKVEEILASPLRSITTVQGQLSKIESTKTVKVNGTDTVIRTISIEENGKKIDVTLWRKMADEDLKIGQYLSISHCMLNEWQLHKSLNTTRNSKIQIIQPLTTTVRGNIDSITLNDIAVEIALKEDSKEEYKDFSVDLAIIRSVFPDTLQVRVEDLENYLLQKLPILVELIVQGSNVQNMHLIEQPAGCMDYDAEQ from the exons ATGGAAGGATGTTTAAATAtggaatatttattttgttttattatcctTTCATTTAAGGATGGCTCAGAAGACAATTTCTTAGTTAGAAGAAGTACCCTGGTACCAAGCAGTAGGCCAACACCAATTTCTGTGAGCCTAATGGCCAAAGTCATAAAAATTGGCCATGTAGCAAAGTTCAAAACCAGTAATGGGGAAGAAGCTGAGATGATAAACTTCAGTTTAGCAGACAAGTCTGGTGCAATCCTTGCCACCTGCACAGACACAAGTAAAGATAGAATGATCAAAGAAGGAAAAACTCTTCACATCAGAGAATTTATCCTCAAGAACGGCAGAGTGGCAATGTCCCATAAAACCAAAGTCTTGGCAAAACCTAACATGGACATTCCAGTTGACATATTACAAAAAGCAGAACACCTCATTCTCCCTCCATCACCTATCAAAAAAGTAGAAGAGATTTTAGCATCTCCACTAAGATCAATCACAACCGTACAGGGACAGCTGTCAAAG ATTGAATCTACTAAAACTGTGAAAGTGAATGGAACTGACACAGTTATCAGAACAATTAGTATAGaagaaaatgggaaaaaaatcgATGTCACACTTTGGCGGAAAATGGCGGATGAAGACTTGAAAATTGGGCAATATTTGTCCATTTCACACTGCATGCTTAATGAATGGCAACTACACAAAAGTCTGAACACAACACGTAATTCAAAGATTCAG ataatTCAACCACTAACAACAACAGTGAGAGGAAACATCGACTCCATAACACTCAATGACATTGCAGTGGAAATTGCCCTGAAAGAAGATTCCAAAGAAGAATATAAGGACTTCTCTGTTGACTTGGCTATCATCAGAAGTGTATTCCCAGATACTCTTCAAGTAAGAGTTGAAGACCTGGAGAACTACCTCCTTCAGAAACTACCAATTCTAGTTGAACTAATTGTTCAAGGATCGAATGTACAAAACATGCACCTGATTGAACAACCAGCTGGATGTATGGACTATGATGCTGAACAGTAA
- the LOC128169532 gene encoding uncharacterized protein LOC128169532: MWVKMGEELELEGPPKGCIPPPPSPDCESTLSTIGTKNESLKRPLSPTPESHGNCDTFSPVVSYSPALDSNCSSAFAPVTCNGDDNGRLSQTEDSILTTLRRTNPDKVRRLEKKMRQPCKPELFKEHFDVLKTLLVRVANDCEQIRIILNYVEDKLVKEDKCVKRVQFTTL, from the exons ATGTGGGTGAAAATGGGTGAAGAGTTAGAGTTAGAAGGCCCGCCAAAGGG TTGTATTCCACCCCCTCCCTCTCCAGACTGCGAATCCACATTGAGTACAATTGGCACGAAAAATGAGTcattaaaaag ACCTCTAAGTCCTACACCAGAGAGTCACGGTAACTGCGACACCTTTTCACCAGTTGTCAGCTACTCGCCGGCCCTGGATTCCAATTGTAGTAGTGCCTTTGCGCCTGTTACATGCAACGGGGATGATAATGGTCGATTAAGTCAGACGGAAGATTCCATCCTGACCACTTTGAG GCGAACAAATCCGGACAAAGTACGTAGATTAGAGAAGAAGATGAGACAACCTTGTAAACCCGAGCTCTTCAAGGaacattttgatgttttaaaaacccTCCTAGTCAGAGTAGCAAATGATTGTGAGCAAATTCGGATAATACTGAATTATGTGGAGGACAAGCTGGTTAAAGAAGACAAGTGCGTTAAAAGGGTTCAGTTTACAACTCTATAG